The DNA sequence TAACAATAATTGAGGCAAGAAACGCATGTCATGGATTTCACTGGTTTAATTCCATAGTAGTCTTTTAATTTTACGGTCACTGTCTTTTTAATGAACTAGAAAATTAATAGTATCCTTAAACCTGAAAGACTACTTTGAAGTTTTTTCTTTATTGGTTTTTTCTTATAAAAAGCAAATGACCGAAGACTTTGAGATGGAAGTAAGCCATCATGGCGTAGGGATGTTCATATCAGGTGTATAATTACCAAAGGGAAAAATGATAAAAGAAAAGACCACACCTGGTGAAATATATCAGAAGAAAGAATGGGAAAGAGACTATatgataaacaaaaacaaaaatgtgtatcaaaaacaaaacaagaaacaaaattgcagGTCAAACCTTACGTTTTCTTATCTAATTAACAGTGTGACACCAATAAATTATCGACATCATCAGTTCGTTCGAAACACATTCTTAGGAAGATCAAATTACAAATTTAAaacttaatgcattaaacaatGCACCAGAGGCATCCATTGTTCATTGGTACAGCGACAGACATGGTTGTCACCTGAACCACTACAACTTTCAGAAGTTTTATCTCAAAATACCTTGATGATATTAAAAATGAACCCATGCCACGTATTGATTCACTATCTATAATATTTAGACAATTATCGGTTGTTGATGATATGCCATTATGCTGATACTAAAGATCTCACTTAAGCACCTCAAACTTCATGATGTGCAGAGTAAAATCAGTACATAGTACACAATAGTGGCAGTATCTGTTAGAATTAATGTGGACCTGTCATCATGTATTCTTCAAATTGGATTAGAACTTTGTTCATTAATAGGAGATGTATGTGAAGTACAATACCTAGAGACCTATTGAGTTAATTATATCAGCTCATAGGTTAGGACTCCATTAGTTAGGTTACAATATGTAATCTGAGTTAGTGATGCATTAGGTTTCTTATTGAGGTGACTTGGTTTTTAAGAAACGTCTTTTTGGGAGGACTCTTAGGATCATAAGCCAATATAAATAAGGTGTGTTGGTCCCTGCTCTCTCTGTAAAAAAGCCTAAAGTCCTGCCCCATAGAAATGTGCTTGAATCGAGCTGAGGAGATGATCAACTCTTGTTTGCTATCAAGGTCATCAATTGCTACAATGGCTCTCAACTCAGAAGAAGGTAGGTTTCAAAGCCATGTTGTTTTGGTTCTTGTTGATTAATATGCAGTAGGTGTTTATGTTCTTGTGAATTGATCTTGGATTGTTTGCTCATTCAGTTTAACAGTATCTCATTGCTGAACCTGGGCAACAAGATTGACAAGCCGGGAGCTCTGAGTACGTACGTAAACAAGCTTCGATTGCTGAAAATTAAATATCAGACACATTACTTGTTCTAGACTTGAAAATGGCATTGTGTTGTGCATGGGACTCGAGCTAACTGCTGATATATAGACAAGTTCGTTGCCTCACGATCATGTGAAACACTGACTCCGTTGTTGATTGGCAAACAAGTAGACGCATCTAATAAGCTCACATTATAGAAGTTGATTGATGCAATCATATAGTTCATCTAGTGGCATATGTCTTCTCTTTATTAGTGACAAATCATAAGTTTGACTCACAATATACtaattgttgtatatgagttgtttatttaataaaaaaagattaaaaaaaggaATTCCAATTCAAAAACTTGCATTTGATCCTCAAAAGATCCAAAATGAAGTCCAGGGGTGGAATAAAAATGAAAAGCGTAGAAGTGAAGCATAACAATGATATTACCTTAGGCGGCCAAACAAGATTTCTTGTTTGCTACAAGTTTCACTCCCTCTAAACAGTCAGATTCAACTATTCAACGATGATTGACCAAGAAAAATCCTATGGTGTATTACATCAATGTATCGAATAATCGACACATCAAATGTAGGCTAAATTTTTATCATAGAAGATTAACTTCGTATAGTACTTGTAGACTAACCCAAGATAAAGTTAAGTTAGCCTACTAATGCACAAAGCTAATCTACATTAATATATAAATTGACCTACATGTAtcaatacattaatgtaccgtaaACAAGAGTAAAACCACCATCGGTGCCAAATTCAATATGTCACTGGCCTCTTATTATGGTTTTGAAACACCACACCCGCACCAACCGTTCATTTTAGTTGCCGCGCTAGataacaacaagaagaagatgaaaacaaaaacaaaaaaaaccagtTTTCTCCAGCACATAAAACCCCAACAAAATCCCACCTCGAACTTTAACACTCTAAAAGCTCACAACTTACATCCATGGAAGCTCTGCAAGGATCCCTCCCTCAAATCTCAGACCACCAATTCGGACCAGACAGTGATAAAATCAAACGCAACCTCACCAACAAAGGCGTACACCCAACTCCCAAAATCGTCCACACTCTCCGCAAGAAACAAATCCAGAAACACCCGCAAACTCAACCGCGTCAACGAACAAGACCCACCTCTCTCCGAGTCCCAAAGCCAAGCCCTTTCCGAAGAAACCCATTTCCAAACCCTGAAAGCCGAGTACAAAAGCTTCACCAGAGCCGTGAAATCAAAGAATGGTGGCGGTGAATTGACGGTTGGGATGCCTTGGGAGAGAGTGGAGAGAATTGGGTTCCGGGAGCTGGCGAGTAGTAGCGGTGAGTATGGTGGAGAGAAGCTGAAGAAGGAGGAGTTGAATGCATTGAGGGAAATGTTCGAAACCCGAAAAAGGGAGGAGCTGAAATGGGTGTTGGATGATCATGTGGAGATAAAAGAGGAGTGGTTTGATGGTGAGAATAGGGTGTGGGACCCGACAAAGCGGCGGCGAGGGGGAGGTGATTCAGTTTCTTGTTGAGAGGTTTGTGTTGGGGTTTTGGTAGGGTTTTAGAAGGGTGTGGTAATATGGGGTTTAGTTGATTTTAGgggttcatttttgtttttgtggtgcAGGCTTAGTGGTACAGAGTTTTCAATGAGGGACTGGAAGCTTTCGAGGATGATGAAGCAGTCAGGTTTGGAGTTCACTGAGGGTCACGTTCTGAAGGTTCTGAATGGACGGTGCTAAGAAATGTTGGAAACAGGCATTGTCTGTTGTGGAATGGGTTTATAAGGACGGGGGCAATAAACACTGCAAAAGCAGGTAACTTTTTTTCTGGTGAAAAACCTTGAGTATGTTTCAATTATGTGCATCTATGAGCTAGGCAAATTCAGTCGAAATGGAATGCTAAAGGGTCTTGTCATTTTAAAAATCTAATAACAAAGAAGAAGCTAGATTGTCATACTGAAGAATGAATCATTTCAGGAGTATTGCATAGATTTTGTGACCAATTTCCCAACTCATTCTTTCTAGCATTGCTTTGATGGAAAAGCATGGATTTTTTTGGTCAGGAGCCATACCTAGTAACAAGGTTCTAATGAATAGAGTCTGGCGGTGGGATTGAACCTGTCAATCCACCTATTCAGGGGAACAGTCGCCTTCCATGAATTCTAGATTCAGACACAACCTGTAGTGGACTATTCATGGTTTGGTAGAACTGTGAAATCATGTATTGAAAACGATGAAATGTCATTCTGTAATTCTTCTGTATAGAAagcagtttttttttccctcctaaTGTGCTAATTGGTATGTGAGGAGTCAGTTCTATAACTGTTTCCAGTGAGTTGTGTTTAAACTACTCTTCTCAATCGTGTTGGAAAATTTATGCATCTTCTTAACATAGTCCTTTTCCACTTTCTCATTTTTTTAACAAAGTTGCCAAATTTAAGAGATAGTGCCAAATCAAGTGTGTTAATTGTATGCGCTGTTAATTTTCTAGGTTTCTTTTGGTTGTAATATGGTAAATATTAACAAGTTGTTTCTCCGCAAAACTTGACCACCAATAAATCCAGAAAAATTTTACCACCTTCTGCGCATACTTCAAGTGTGTTCAATCAATTTATGTATTGTAAAGACTTACGTAGTTGTATAACTTGTTGTTTCCTGTAGCTATGTTGTTGATGCTGCTGATCCTGATAACTTGAGCACCTCAAGAGGGAACTTCATGATTTGCTTAGCAAATCCTCACTTAATCGTATCTCATCGCTGATCCTGGGTAACAAGATTGATAAACCGGGAGCTCTGAGTAAACAAGCGTTGACTGATGAAATGTAAGACACATCATGGTTTCAGGAATTATTCTGCTTTATTATTACATTTCATCCCCTGCCATCCGTCAGTTCAAAAAAATATCCACCCACCCAGAAAGAAAACTAGACATCTTGTTCTGGAACTGAAATTTGTATCGTGTTATGCAGGGGACTCAAGTCAATACTGATAGAGTAAGTATGTTGCTTCATGATCTCATGCAAGAACCCAACTGACATAGACTCAGTAATTGATGGCTTGTAAAGCATTCCAAATAAAAAAGCTGAGTGTCTTGTTCTCTTTGGTTTAGATTTCTGTGCTATAATATTGCAAATTTTTCATGTATGGGTGGTTGTTGGTGGGATTCACTGGTCTAACTTGATTGCTGATTGGTTTATGTGTGTAATTTTCCCTATATCATTTCCGATTCCAGACTCTGGGGTTGTTATTTTGATCTTAATCTCCCTTCTTCCCCAGATGCCTGcctaaattcataatttcatagtGTTGGAATTCGGAATTCATGGAAGTTTGGAAACTAGCATTTTCCCTTTGCATATGATAAGCAGACGAGGGATCAATAAGAGAAAATTTCCAATTTTGGTTTCGACTTAGATATTGATTATATGAACTTTCTGCCAACACACATACGATGTGCCAGAATTTTACTCTATCTTATAGGTTATATACATGCAAAAAGTAGATGCGAATGTGAATGTGTTGGAATTGAGTCTTGgatcaacatttttttttcccatttataGCCACTTGAAGTGTCAGTGGTTGTTGCTCAGAGATTGGGTTGAACTTTGAAATTATGTGTATCACTTAGTTTAGGTCGTTTGATGGTAAAGTGACTAAATTCTATTCAACTGctgtatttaaaaaaaaaaaaagactcggCCACGCAGTATAAAATTTCCATTGCGAGTATCGggttttattttctaaaaaagaCCATGTAGCATGATCTAAGGCTACACTTCGATGGCAGCTTAGTGGTCGTTAACTCGTTATACATGATTTAACGACCTACAGTGTTGAAGCTAGAAGTTACTCAGTTAGTGACAACTGAGGCTGAGAGGAACCGGATTGATCTTGTTGCTGAGGTTGACCTACAGTGTTGAAGCTAGAAGTTACTCAGTTAGTGACAACTGAGGCTGAGAGGAACCGGATTGATCTTGTTGCTGAGGTTGAGGCATTGGGTAATCAGGCATGCTATGTGGAAGATTTGGCAATGGTGCTTCAAGCTGGAGAACCTTAATCACTTGTCCTGCTTTTGGCCTTTCTTTGCAGTTGGGATGAGTGCACCATAATCCAACAATTAACAAGCACTCCATTTCATTTTGATCAAAATCTACACCCAATCTCTCATCAGCTGCATCCAGTAAGTTTCCTGCAAGGTACAAATGCCAAACCCACCTATAAAGCGATGAGTGGAATTCTCCGTCGTGGTAAGTCGTCCTTCCACAAGCAATTTCCAAGGCCACAACTCCGAAGCTAAAAATATCTGATTCTTTGCTTGCCCTCCCTTCACTAGCGTATTCTGGAGCTATGTACCCAAAAGTCCCGACTACAGTCCCGACTACCCCTGTAGTCTGAGACCTTAACCGCGAATCCACAAGCTTAGCAATCCCAAAATCACCAAGTTTAGTGCTAAAATCGTTGTCCAACAGAACGTTAGCTGATTTGATATCCCTATGAAGGACACACTGCTCTGCTTCCTCGTGTAGATAATGAAGCGCCGAGGCCAAGCCTAAAGCTATCTTATACCGAAAGCCCCACTTCAAGGTTGCCCTGGAGCCAAATAGATGCGTGTCAAGGCTACTGTTAGACATGTATGCATATACAAGTAAGCATTCGCCTTGCTCATGGCACCATCCAATAAACTGCACCAAGTTTTTATGTATTATTCGGCTTATGATCTTGACTTCGTTGATGAAGATTTTCTCATACTTGTCGGATTGTGCAAAGATTCTCTTCACAGCAACTGCACAGCCTAGATCTTGTATGATCCCTTTATAAACTTGTCCGGATCCTCCTTGGCCTAGCCTTCTGTCTTTTGCGAAGCCATTGGTGGCTGCAACTAGTTCTTGATAAGTAAATTGTCTTGGCAAGGCTAGTATCTGAAGATCTGAATTTATGGGAGACAATGCAACCCTGGAGGAGTCATTCGACTCAATTCCTTCTCCACGGGTCCTCTTTATCCGCTTCCCTACGACCCACCGGTAGGATACATAAAGCaccaaaatcaagaaaagaacTACTGCTCCTACAGCGACCCCAATCCTCAAGACTATCCTCCTTCGGCTCGCATCAGACTTTATTTCTGAACTACTGAATTCCCATGATCTTATAACATGCCGCTCATGGAAAAGGCCTGTAGAAGATGCAAATCCAATTCTAACCCACTCCGGGAGAGACATTTTCAGGTCAATAGGATAGGAAAGGGAAGAATTTGCCTCGAAATTTTCTTCGTATGTCCAAAGCACAGTGAGGTTGTTGGTGGTAGCATTGTACGCTATCCGTGCATGACACGGTTTCCCACTGAGAGGATCCCAGCTGGCATTAACAACTGACCTGACGCTCCTGTCGTTGATCCCGATGTGCGTCACCGGTGGATCCCAGACTGGATTGGATGTAGTGTCGAACTCAACCGTCACAAGCTGGTTTTGGGAGACTGCCAACTGAGTGGTTGCGTTGAACAAACCCATCAAAGGACCGCGGGAGTTGGGTGGAATTGTAAAGTGGACCGGAGCGAGGAAGAAGGAAAGCCCATCACCAATTTCGCTGCTGTTAAGAAAGTGCACAACGAAGGAGAAGTCAGTAGTGAAGTCTGCAGCAAGTGACGACCCCTCCCACAAGTGCAACGGCTCTGCATATCTCGCCCAGCCAACAAGACAAGCTTCATCTCTATTGAGTTCAATGAATCCCGAACCGTCGGAAGAAGGCGCTGCATCGCCGTCGTAGAGTATCTTAGTTGCAGAATTATCGAAGTGACTGATATTGAAGGAAAGTGTATGGCAAAGGGGAATAAGGAGGAAATTGATGGAGATGATCAAGTGCATAATACTGCAATTATTCAAGTAGTGGTGAAGACCAAAAGTTGCCATCCTTA is a window from the Rosa chinensis cultivar Old Blush chromosome 2, RchiOBHm-V2, whole genome shotgun sequence genome containing:
- the LOC112187258 gene encoding L-type lectin-domain containing receptor kinase IX.1, translated to MSMHAMMSLIRMATFGLHHYLNNCSIMHLIISINFLLIPLCHTLSFNISHFDNSATKILYDGDAAPSSDGSGFIELNRDEACLVGWARYAEPLHLWEGSSLAADFTTDFSFVVHFLNSSEIGDGLSFFLAPVHFTIPPNSRGPLMGLFNATTQLAVSQNQLVTVEFDTTSNPVWDPPVTHIGINDRSVRSVVNASWDPLSGKPCHARIAYNATTNNLTVLWTYEENFEANSSLSYPIDLKMSLPEWVRIGFASSTGLFHERHVIRSWEFSSSEIKSDASRRRIVLRIGVAVGAVVLFLILVLYVSYRWVVGKRIKRTRGEGIESNDSSRVALSPINSDLQILALPRQFTYQELVAATNGFAKDRRLGQGGSGQVYKGIIQDLGCAVAVKRIFAQSDKYEKIFINEVKIISRIIHKNLVQFIGWCHEQGECLLVYAYMSNSSLDTHLFGSRATLKWGFRYKIALGLASALHYLHEEAEQCVLHRDIKSANVLLDNDFSTKLGDFGIAKLVDSRLRSQTTGVVGTVVGTFGYIAPEYASEGRASKESDIFSFGVVALEIACGRTTYHDGEFHSSLYRWVWHLYLAGNLLDAADERLGVDFDQNEMECLLIVGLWCTHPNCKERPKAGQVIKVLQLEAPLPNLPHSMPDYPMPQPQQQDQSGSSQPQLSLTE